TGCCGTTGATCTGTTGTTCACCGCGTTGTTTTACCTGACCAACCGCGGTTGATCGGTCATGAGGCAGGCGCGCAGATGGGCACAAATAAACTGGCCGGCGAGGGTCCCGTTATTTCCGTCGTGGATCTCCGCGTCAGTTACGGCGACAGGGAGATTCTGCACGGCATCAGCTTCGATGTTTTGCGGGGTGAAACCCTGGTGGTCCTGGGAGGTTCCGGCTCAGGGAAGAGCACCCTGCTTCGGACGCTGATGGGGCTCGAGAAACCGAGCGGCGGCGAAGTCTGGATCAAAGGAGTGAACATCGCGCAGGCTTCGGAAAGAGAACTGGACGGCATTCGGAAGAAGATGGGCGTCTCTTTCCAGGGTGGCGCTCTTTTCGGCTCGATGACGGTCGGCGAGAATGTTGCTCTGCCGCTCACCGAGCACACACGCCTGGAAGACTCCACCATCGAGATCATGGTGCGGATCAAGCTGGAACAGGTGGGCCTGGCAAGCTTTGAGGACTATATGCCTTCCGAGCTGAGTGGAGGCATGAAGAAGCGCGCGGCGATGGCTCGCGCCCTGGCCATGGACCCGGACCTGCTGCTGTTTGACGAGCCTTCGGCGGGACTTGACCCCATCATCGCGGCTGGCATTGACGAGTTGATTCTGGAGATGAAGCAAGCCTACTCGATGTCGATGGTGGTGGTGACGCACGAACTGGCCAGCGCGTTCCTGATTGCGGACCGCCTGCTTTTGATCGATCGCGGCAACATCATTGCCATCGGCAACAAAGAAGAAGTGAAGGCCAGCACCAACCCGCGCGTGCGCCAGTTTCTGGACCGGGTGCCAGAACCACAGGTTGAGGACGAGCTCAATTACCTCCAGGTGCTGACACGAAACATCAAGGAGCGGAAATGACAAGCCGGGCCGTCACCGTCATGGCGCAGCCGAAGTGGTGGCGAGGTTACAGAGGACCAGGACAAGGAGATCGGAAATGAATTCGCGACGGGAGTGGGCGGAACAGGTATGGGTGGGACTCTTTGTCCTGATCGCCGCCGGCCTGCTGGTCGCCGCCGCGCTCGCCGTCTCCGGGGCTTTTGGCAGCGGCAACGTTCCGCATCGGGCGTATTTCAAATTTGCGGGAGGGATCGAACCAGGCGCCGCAGTGCGGTTTGGAGGCATGAAAGCCGGGGCGGTGCAGGCGGTCCGGGTCGACCCGCAGGACCCAACACGCATCGAAGTCGATTTCACCGTCAGCCCGGATATCCCGTTAAAAACCGACAGCGTGGCAAAGGTCACCAGCCTCGGACCGCTGGGCGACAATTATGTGGAACTCAGCACCGGCACACGCAAGGCGCCGAAAGCCCCGCCGGGCAGCGTCATTCCATCGGCGCCCACCTTTAATTTTAACGATCTTGGTGAAATGATTGCCGAGATCGATCCCATGGTACAGCAGACGCTCGAAAAGCTGAACCAACGCCTCGATGAGCTCCAGGTGACGGTGGCCCGCGCCGACGATTTGTTGAGCGACAGGAACCGGGCCAGCATCAGCGCCTCGCTCGGCGCCGTCAATTCCATGCTCGCCGAGGACCGCCCCAAGGTTTCCGCCACGCTGAACAATGTTCAATCCGCCAGCGCCCAGCTCAAGCCGTTGCTGGATGACCTGAAGAAGACGATGGGCCAGGCAAACGATGCGCTGAACAACATCAATGCCGTGGTCCTTGAAAACCGGCAGGATTTGCGCGGCTCTGTCAAGGAGCTTCGACAGACGCTTTTGACCGCCTCAGCCGTGATGGACCACCTGAATGAAACACTCGACTACAACTCCGACAACATTGACGAGATCATGGCGAACGTCCGGGCGGCAACCCAAAAGCTCAAGGAGTTGACCAGCAAGCTGGAACGGCGTCCGTATACCCTGATTCGCGCCGACAGGTCGAAAGAGCGCAAGCCCGGTGGGAAATAGAAGGGAGCACCGATATTGATGCGTCGAATGATCCATTTCGCCCTGCTGGCACTGGCCGCGGCGGCCCTGAGCAGTTGCCTTGGAGGAAAGGTCATCAAGTACTACACCGCAGGGCTTCCGCCCGCGCCTGAACCGGCCGCCAGCACCCTGCCCGTCAGTCTGCTGATCGGCCACATCGGCGCTCCTGAGGTTCTGGAAGACCAGCCGATCGTTTATCGTTCCGGGCCGAACGAGATCGGCATCTACGAGTACCACCAGTGGGCCGAGCCTCCCACGCAGATGGTCAAGACCATTCTGATTCGCCGTCTTCGGGCCTCCCGCAGATACCAGTCGATAGCCCAGGTGGGTAGTTCAGCCCAGGGAGAATTTCTGCTGCGAGGCAGACTTTACAATTTCGAGGAGGTTGACCAGGCCGGAGGGATCTCGGCGCTGGTGTCGATGGAGTTTGAACTGGTTGACCGCAGCACCCGCAAGACCGTGTGGGACCATGTGTACACGCGCACCACGCCGGTGCAGGGAAAGGGAATACCGGATGTGGTGGCGGCGCTCGATCGCAACCTCGAACAGGGCCTCACTGAGGTTGAGTCCGGCCTGGACGCCTACTTTTCTGCCCACCCTCCCAATAAATCCTGAGCCTGAAGACGTTTTGACCTCGTCCAAAGGAAGAGTTTTGGCAGGCTGTTGAAAACCCCCCCGCGTGACGTCATCTTGAGCCCTTTCTCCCGCATCGCGGGATCAGGGCCGTTCGCAAAGGGAGTGCGAAGGGGCCCAGCATGACGGGCGGAGTTTTTAGGAACCCTGCAAGTGCACAGCACCGAATAATACCGTATGAAAGCTAAGCCAGTAAGTGTTTTTGGTTCGGAAAATCGCTTCACGGGTTGGAATTCGAGAGGCCTGAAGTTTTTCGGCCTGCCAGACCCTTTCCGAAGGCGAGAGTGACAAACCCCACAATGACCCAAAGGGCCGCCCCATAGACCACGTACCAGAACACCTCCTGCGCTGGCGATACACGCGGAGGGCTAAGCACTACAAGGCTCCCGGTTGAACTCAAATGAAGCAACTGCGCTAACGCAAGGCTTTCCGTGTTTGAGTAGACCCACGAGATAAGCACGCGCATCGCTGTCATCGTGGAACCAAACGCCAGAAAATAAAGCAGCCAGTAATGGACATGCGGCGCGGTGGTTCCGAGGTAGCTGATCACGGGCAGGTGCCAGCAGCTCCACAGCAGCCCCAACAGGATTGCCGGGCCCAAGGCATGGCCGGCCCTGCGCATTTTCGGGAACGCAAAGCCAGTCCATCCGATCTCTTCGAAAAAAGCGGCGGCTATCCCGAAGGTCGCGCCGAGGAGGTACCGTCCGTGGGCGAAAACCGGCGAGTCATATCGCGCAAGCACCGTGAGTACGGCAATAATCGTGACCGGCGGGATCAACAGCGCCAGATACCAGCGACCGCCGAGCCGAAATCTCCGCATGCGCGCCAAAAGATGCCGGATACCTGATTCTCCATCAATGACGTGCGTCATCATTAAGCCCGCGACGCTCGGCCCTAATAACATTGCCGGGAACATGAGTATTCCGTCCAAGGGCGGAACGGGTCGACCTCGAAATACCTTCGGGGCAATGACGGCC
The nucleotide sequence above comes from Terriglobia bacterium. Encoded proteins:
- a CDS encoding ATP-binding cassette domain-containing protein, with product MGTNKLAGEGPVISVVDLRVSYGDREILHGISFDVLRGETLVVLGGSGSGKSTLLRTLMGLEKPSGGEVWIKGVNIAQASERELDGIRKKMGVSFQGGALFGSMTVGENVALPLTEHTRLEDSTIEIMVRIKLEQVGLASFEDYMPSELSGGMKKRAAMARALAMDPDLLLFDEPSAGLDPIIAAGIDELILEMKQAYSMSMVVVTHELASAFLIADRLLLIDRGNIIAIGNKEEVKASTNPRVRQFLDRVPEPQVEDELNYLQVLTRNIKERK
- a CDS encoding MlaD family protein, producing MNSRREWAEQVWVGLFVLIAAGLLVAAALAVSGAFGSGNVPHRAYFKFAGGIEPGAAVRFGGMKAGAVQAVRVDPQDPTRIEVDFTVSPDIPLKTDSVAKVTSLGPLGDNYVELSTGTRKAPKAPPGSVIPSAPTFNFNDLGEMIAEIDPMVQQTLEKLNQRLDELQVTVARADDLLSDRNRASISASLGAVNSMLAEDRPKVSATLNNVQSASAQLKPLLDDLKKTMGQANDALNNINAVVLENRQDLRGSVKELRQTLLTASAVMDHLNETLDYNSDNIDEIMANVRAATQKLKELTSKLERRPYTLIRADRSKERKPGGK
- a CDS encoding PqiC family protein, which gives rise to MIHFALLALAAAALSSCLGGKVIKYYTAGLPPAPEPAASTLPVSLLIGHIGAPEVLEDQPIVYRSGPNEIGIYEYHQWAEPPTQMVKTILIRRLRASRRYQSIAQVGSSAQGEFLLRGRLYNFEEVDQAGGISALVSMEFELVDRSTRKTVWDHVYTRTTPVQGKGIPDVVAALDRNLEQGLTEVESGLDAYFSAHPPNKS
- a CDS encoding CPBP family intramembrane glutamic endopeptidase translates to MMTHVIDGESGIRHLLARMRRFRLGGRWYLALLIPPVTIIAVLTVLARYDSPVFAHGRYLLGATFGIAAAFFEEIGWTGFAFPKMRRAGHALGPAILLGLLWSCWHLPVISYLGTTAPHVHYWLLYFLAFGSTMTAMRVLISWVYSNTESLALAQLLHLSSTGSLVVLSPPRVSPAQEVFWYVVYGAALWVIVGFVTLAFGKGLAGRKTSGLSNSNP